One Streptomyces sp. L2 genomic window carries:
- a CDS encoding ABC transporter permease: MALLPRSARPRRRGRDTTGARLWTWLMLPGTLWMTAFLIASLLLVAVLAVGTTDALGNPRFGFDLGSVRALADPAYTEVLARSLGYAVLTCVICLLIAYPVAYTIALHGGRYKHALIAAIVVPFFANYLVRMYGWSVVLSDDGPLLRALRAVGLADDHTKILNTGVGVVAGLVYGFVVFMIIPLYAALERLDVSLIEAGRDLYGGPVRTFFFVTLPATRQGAAAGLVLVFLPAMGDFVSAQLMGGPDQIMIGNLIQDKFFQGQNWPLGSALTMLLMLVLLVGMFGYLRRTRKDEAEATR, encoded by the coding sequence CTGATGCTGCCCGGCACCCTGTGGATGACCGCGTTCCTGATCGCCTCGCTGCTGCTGGTCGCCGTCCTCGCCGTCGGCACCACCGACGCGCTCGGCAACCCACGCTTCGGCTTCGACCTCGGCAGCGTCCGCGCCCTCGCCGACCCCGCCTACACCGAGGTGCTGGCCCGCTCCCTCGGCTACGCCGTGCTGACCTGCGTCATCTGCCTGCTGATCGCCTACCCGGTGGCGTACACCATCGCGCTGCACGGCGGACGCTACAAACACGCGCTGATCGCCGCGATCGTGGTGCCGTTCTTCGCCAACTACCTGGTCCGCATGTACGGCTGGTCGGTGGTCCTCTCCGACGACGGGCCGCTGCTGCGCGCCCTGCGCGCGGTGGGGCTGGCCGACGACCACACGAAGATCCTCAACACCGGCGTCGGCGTGGTCGCCGGCCTGGTCTACGGCTTCGTCGTCTTCATGATCATCCCGTTGTACGCGGCCCTGGAACGCCTCGACGTCTCCCTCATCGAGGCGGGCCGCGACCTCTACGGCGGCCCCGTCCGCACCTTCTTCTTCGTCACCCTGCCCGCCACCCGGCAGGGCGCGGCGGCCGGGCTCGTCCTGGTCTTCCTGCCCGCCATGGGCGACTTCGTCAGCGCACAGCTCATGGGAGGCCCGGACCAGATCATGATCGGCAACCTCATCCAGGACAAATTCTTCCAGGGCCAGAACTGGCCGCTGGGCTCCGCGCTCACCATGCTGCTGATGCTCGTCCTGCTGGTCGGGATGTTCGGCTACCTGCGGCGCACCCGCAAGGACGAGGCGGAGGCGACCCGATGA
- a CDS encoding ABC transporter permease, with amino-acid sequence MTLLRPTSAAAPARPAVRGRSRSRRGRAERRPRLLIAVTALFFALLYLPIAVVTLFSFNSKKSLTVFGGFSLRWYRAFVHDDVLLSSLGTSLRISLVAMAGSVLLGVALALGLVRSRTRLGSLAGLVMLVPLITPEIVTGVASMLLFKGLGITLSTGTVMLAEITFSISYVTVILRSRVAALNPEVEEAAMDLGATRWQAVRLVTLPALLPAVLASAVLIFALVFDDFVLAYFTTGVDPQPLSVRIYSAIRFGVQPTINAVGTLMLAGSIGLIALALFIPRLFGRRGGLDILSGE; translated from the coding sequence ATGACCCTGCTCCGCCCCACCTCCGCAGCCGCCCCCGCCCGTCCGGCCGTCCGCGGCCGCTCCCGGTCCCGGCGGGGCCGCGCCGAGCGCAGGCCGCGTCTGCTGATCGCCGTCACAGCGCTGTTCTTCGCGCTGCTCTACCTGCCGATCGCCGTGGTGACGCTGTTCTCCTTCAACTCCAAGAAGTCCCTGACCGTGTTCGGCGGGTTCAGCCTGCGCTGGTACCGGGCGTTCGTCCACGACGACGTGCTCCTGTCGTCCCTCGGCACGAGCCTGCGCATCTCCCTGGTGGCGATGGCCGGTTCGGTCCTCCTCGGGGTGGCGCTCGCCCTCGGGCTGGTGCGCTCGCGCACCCGGCTCGGCTCCCTGGCCGGCCTGGTCATGCTCGTGCCGCTGATCACCCCGGAGATCGTCACCGGGGTCGCCTCGATGCTGCTGTTCAAGGGCCTCGGCATCACGCTGTCCACCGGCACGGTGATGCTCGCGGAGATCACCTTCTCCATCTCCTACGTCACCGTGATCCTGCGCTCCCGGGTCGCCGCGCTCAATCCCGAGGTGGAGGAGGCCGCGATGGACCTCGGCGCCACCCGGTGGCAGGCGGTCCGCCTGGTCACGCTGCCGGCGCTGCTGCCCGCCGTGCTGGCCAGCGCCGTACTGATCTTCGCGCTCGTCTTCGACGACTTCGTCCTCGCCTACTTCACCACCGGCGTCGACCCCCAGCCGCTCTCGGTCCGGATCTACTCGGCGATCCGCTTCGGGGTGCAGCCCACGATCAACGCCGTCGGCACGCTGATGCTCGCCGGATCCATCGGCCTGATCGCCCTCGCCCTGTTCATCCCGCGCCTCTTCGGCCGCCGCGGCGGCCTCGACATCCTCTCCGGGGAGTGA
- a CDS encoding ABC transporter ATP-binding protein produces MDATPAVRLDGVSKRFGDSYAVRDLDLDIEAGHFYSLLGPSGCGKTTSLRMIGGFSDPTEGSVLLAGEDVTALPPNRRNVNTVFQSYALFDHLSVADNVAFGLKRHGVAKAEIRQRVGEMLELVQLDGLAGRKPRTLSGGQRQRVALARALVNRPAVLLLDEPLAALDLKLRRQMQVELKQIQREVGITFVFVTHDQDEALTMSDRIAVMNDGRIEQCGTPEDVYEHPATRFVASFMGTSNLMTGTYRGGEVALEQGPALPVGARAGITDGAPVSVSVRPEKIWLSDFEPGMSVLSGVLRETVYSGPTTTYLIELAPGVTLSVLEQNTARARMEDRWSGGETVEFGWRPEHCLVLA; encoded by the coding sequence ATGGACGCGACCCCCGCCGTCCGCCTCGACGGCGTCTCCAAGCGGTTCGGCGACTCCTACGCCGTGCGCGACCTCGACCTCGACATCGAGGCCGGCCACTTCTACTCCCTGCTGGGCCCCTCGGGGTGCGGCAAGACCACCTCGCTGCGCATGATCGGCGGGTTCAGCGACCCCACCGAGGGCTCGGTGCTGCTCGCCGGCGAGGACGTGACCGCGCTGCCGCCCAACCGGCGCAACGTCAACACCGTGTTCCAGAGCTACGCCCTGTTCGACCACCTCAGCGTCGCCGACAACGTCGCCTTCGGCCTGAAGCGCCACGGTGTCGCCAAGGCGGAGATCCGGCAGCGCGTCGGCGAGATGCTGGAGCTGGTGCAGCTCGACGGTCTGGCCGGCCGCAAGCCCCGTACCCTCTCCGGCGGCCAGCGCCAGCGCGTCGCCCTGGCCCGCGCGCTGGTCAACCGGCCCGCCGTGCTGCTCCTCGACGAGCCGCTGGCCGCGCTCGACCTGAAGCTGCGCCGGCAGATGCAGGTGGAGCTGAAGCAGATCCAGCGCGAGGTCGGCATCACCTTCGTGTTCGTCACCCACGACCAGGACGAGGCGCTGACCATGTCCGACCGGATCGCCGTGATGAACGACGGCCGCATCGAGCAGTGCGGCACCCCCGAGGACGTCTACGAGCACCCCGCCACCCGCTTCGTGGCCTCCTTCATGGGCACCTCCAACCTGATGACCGGCACCTACCGGGGCGGCGAGGTCGCCCTGGAGCAAGGTCCGGCGCTGCCGGTCGGCGCCCGCGCCGGCATCACGGACGGCGCCCCGGTGAGCGTGTCCGTGCGCCCGGAGAAGATCTGGCTGTCCGACTTCGAGCCGGGCATGTCGGTGCTGTCCGGGGTGCTCCGCGAGACCGTCTACAGCGGCCCCACCACCACCTACCTCATCGAACTCGCCCCCGGCGTCACGCTGTCGGTGCTGGAGCAGAACACGGCCCGGGCCCGCATGGAGGACCGCTGGAGCGGCGGCGAGACGGTGGAGTTCGGCTGGCGGCCCGAGCACTGCCTGGTCCTGGCCTGA